Proteins co-encoded in one Salvia splendens isolate huo1 chromosome 4, SspV2, whole genome shotgun sequence genomic window:
- the LOC121798766 gene encoding protein CELLULOSE SYNTHASE INTERACTIVE 3-like gives MVDGGGESSAADGLSTEEWLSCAQGLVPRALGKAREVKGFPGRWKMIISKLEQVPSRLSDLSSHPCFSRNALCKEQLQAVSKTLNDVIQFADLCVKEKYEGKLQMQSDLDALAGKLDLNLRDCGLLIKTGVLGEVSFSSAAASSCAEPEAAVHGNLKELLARLQIGHLEAKHKALDSLLEVMKEDEKNVLAVIGRSNIGALVHLLTATSPRIREKTVTVICSLAESGSCENWLVSEGVLPPLIRLVESGSNVGKEKATIALQRLSMSSETARSIVGHGGVRPLTDICHTGDSVSQSAAACTLKNISAVPEARQALAEEGIVKVMINLLDCGILLGSKEYAAECLQNLTSSNDDLKRSVISEGGIRSLLVHLDGPLPQESAVGALRNLVGLVSSEVLIWLGLLPRLLHVLKSGSIGAQQAAAAAICRICTSAEMKRSVGEAGCIQLLVKMMESKANSAREVAAQAVASLMTLSHNCRLVKRDDKSVPNMVALLDPSPHNTAKKYAISCLTLLSSSKKCKKLMISYGAIGYLKKLSEMDLAGAKKLLERLERGKLKTLFSRK, from the coding sequence ATGGTTGATGGTGGTGGTGAGAGCTCTGCTGCTGATGGTTTGTCTACTGAAGAATGGCTCTCTTGCGCTCAGGGGCTAGTCCCGAGGGCGTTGGGGAAGGCGAGGGAGGTGAAAGGGTTCCCGGGGAGGTGGAAGATGATCATCTCAAAACTTGAGCAGGTGCCGTCACGGCTGTCTGATTTATCCAGCCATCCTTGCTTCTCGAGGAATGCTCTATGCAAGGAGCAGCTGCAGGCCGTGTCTAAGACGTTGAATGATGTAATCCAATTCGCAGATTTGTGTGTGAAGGAGAAATATGAGGGTAAGCTTCAGATGCAGAGTGATCTGGATGCGCTTGCTGGGAAACTGGACTTGAATCTACGCGATTGTGGGCTGTTGATCAAGACAGGGGTGCTAGGTGAGGTGTCGTTCTCGTCTGCTGCGGCGAGTAGTTGTGCTGAGCCGGAGGCTGCAGTTCATGGGAACTTGAAGGAGCTGCTTGCCCGCCTCCAGATTGGCCATTTGGAGGCGAAGCACAAAGCACTTGACAGCCTCTTGGAGGTGATGAAGGAGGATGAGAAGAATGTGTTGGCTGTGAtcggaaggagcaatattggaGCATTGGTTCATTTGCTGACCGCCACTTCGCCTCGGATAAGGGAGAAGACGGTCACTGTTATCTGCTCGCTTGCAGAGTCAGGCAGCTGCGAGAACTGGCTTGTCTCAGAAGGCGTCCTCCCGCCTCTAATAAGGCTCGTGGAGTCCGGGAGCAATGTGGGGAAGGAGAAGGCCACCATCGCCCTGCAGAGGCTGTCAATGTCGTCTGAGACGGCTCGCTCAATTGTTGGGCATGGCGGGGTTAGGCCATTGACTGACATATGTCATACTGGTGATTCTGTTTCACAATCTGCTGCGGCCTGCACGCTTAAGAACATATCCGCTGTGCCTGAGGCGAGGCAGGCACTCGCAGAGGAAGGGATTGTGAAGGTGATGATCAATCTTCTTGATTGTGGGATCCTTTTAGGATCAAAGGAGTATGCAGCTGAGTGCCTGCAGAATCTCACCTCGAGCAACGATGATCTGAAAAGATCGGTCATCTCAGAAGGCGGGATACGTAGCCTGCTCGTCCATCTAGACGGCCCGCTGCCTCAAGAATCCGCAGTTGGTGCACTTAGAAACTTGGTTGGTTTAGTGTCATCAGAGGTGTTGATCTGGTTAGGGCTTCTTCCCCGGCTGCTCCACGTGCTCAAGTCCGGATCCATCGGGGCTCAGCAAGCGGCAGCAGCAGCAATCTGTCGAATCTGCACCTCAGCAGAGATGAAAAGATCGGTGGGTGAGGCAGGGTGCATCCAGTTGCTCGTGAAAATGATGGAGTCCAAGGCCAACAGCGCAAGGGAAGTTGCAGCGCAGGCGGTTGCTAGCTTGATGACTCTATCCCACAACTGCCGTCTGGTCAAAAGAGACGACAAGAGCGTGCCAAACATGGTGGCATTGCTCGATCCCAGCCCCCACAATACGGCCAAGAAATACGCAATCTCATGCCTTACTCTACTCTCCTCGAGTAAAAAGTGCAAGAAGCTGATGATCTCATATGGGGCAATCGGATACCTCAAGAAGCTTTCGGAGATGGATTTGGCAGGCGCGAAGAAGCTTCTAGAACGTCTAGAGCGAGGTAAACTCAAAACTCTGTTCAGCAGGAAGTAA
- the LOC121801592 gene encoding peroxisomal membrane protein 11C-like isoform X1 codes for MTLDVARAELALAIVYLNKAEARDKICRAIQYGSKFLSAGQPGTAQNVDKSTSLARKVFRLFKFINDLHGLISPPAPGTPLPLILLGKSKNALLSTFLFLDQIVWLGRTGVYKNKERTELIGRISLFCWLGSSVCTTLVETGEIGRLSVSIKKLEKELKNTDKHKNEQYQSKVQKSNQRSLALVKTILDIGVAVGLLQLAPKRITPRVTGGLGFVTSLISCYQLLPSPPKTKTS; via the exons ATGACGTTGGATGTTGCCAGAGCTGAGCTTGCACTTGCTATTGTGTATCTCAACAAAGCTGAAGCCAGGGATAAGATATGCAGGGCAATTCAATATGGCTCCAAGTTCTTGAGTGCCGGACAGCCCGGCACAGCACAGAATGTGGACAAATCAACCAGCTTGGCTCGCAAAGTCTTCCGTTTGTTCAAG TTTATCAATGATCTCCATGGCCTCATTAGCCCACCCGCTCCAGGAACTCCACTTCCTCTCATCTTGTTGGGAAAG TCCAAAAATGCTCTCCTGTCCACTTTCTTGTTTCTGGATCAAATTGTGTGGCTGGGTAGGACAGGTGTATACAAG AACAAAGAACGTACTGAACTGATCGGAAGGATATCTCTTTTCTGTTGGTTGGGGTCTTCTGTTTGCACCACGCTGGTTGAG ACTGGTGAAATTGGAAGGCTTTCTGTGTCAATAAAGAAGTTAGAGAAGGAACTGAAAAATACCGACAAGCATAAG AATGAGCAGTATCAAAGCAAGGTTCAAAAATCGAATCAGAGATCTCTGGCCCTTGTTAAAACCATCCTGGATATTGGGGTGGCCGTTGGTTTGCTACAACTGGCGCCTAAGAGGATCACCCCTCGTGTCACCGGAGGCCTCGGATTTGTGACATCGCTCATATCCTGCTACCAG CTGCTCCCATCTCCGCCGAAGACAAAGACAAGCTGA
- the LOC121801592 gene encoding peroxisomal membrane protein 11C-like isoform X2, with translation MWTNQPAWLAKSSVCSRFLYLIMFQFINDLHGLISPPAPGTPLPLILLGKSKNALLSTFLFLDQIVWLGRTGVYKNKERTELIGRISLFCWLGSSVCTTLVETGEIGRLSVSIKKLEKELKNTDKHKNEQYQSKVQKSNQRSLALVKTILDIGVAVGLLQLAPKRITPRVTGGLGFVTSLISCYQLLPSPPKTKTS, from the exons ATGTGGACAAATCAACCAGCTTGGCTCGCAAAGTCTTCCGTTTGTTCAAG GTTTCTGTATCTCATAATGTTTCAGTTTATCAATGATCTCCATGGCCTCATTAGCCCACCCGCTCCAGGAACTCCACTTCCTCTCATCTTGTTGGGAAAG TCCAAAAATGCTCTCCTGTCCACTTTCTTGTTTCTGGATCAAATTGTGTGGCTGGGTAGGACAGGTGTATACAAG AACAAAGAACGTACTGAACTGATCGGAAGGATATCTCTTTTCTGTTGGTTGGGGTCTTCTGTTTGCACCACGCTGGTTGAG ACTGGTGAAATTGGAAGGCTTTCTGTGTCAATAAAGAAGTTAGAGAAGGAACTGAAAAATACCGACAAGCATAAG AATGAGCAGTATCAAAGCAAGGTTCAAAAATCGAATCAGAGATCTCTGGCCCTTGTTAAAACCATCCTGGATATTGGGGTGGCCGTTGGTTTGCTACAACTGGCGCCTAAGAGGATCACCCCTCGTGTCACCGGAGGCCTCGGATTTGTGACATCGCTCATATCCTGCTACCAG CTGCTCCCATCTCCGCCGAAGACAAAGACAAGCTGA